Proteins encoded together in one Planctomyces sp. SH-PL14 window:
- the xylB gene encoding xylulokinase: protein MSVYLGIDIGTSGTKTLAIRQDGTILASTTVEYPLDTPQPGWSEQNPEHWWQATVQSIREVLAAGKIAPADVKGIGLSGQMHGSVFLDRDKKVIRPALLWNDQRTTAECAEIESRAGGREALIGMVANPALTGFTAPKILWLRNHEPRNFERLTQVLLPKDYVRFRLTGEFATEVSDASGTLLLDVRKRNWSTALLEKLSLDAALLPKVYESEEVSGKLTKDVAAQLGLPEGVPVVGGGGDQAAGAVGNGIVRRGAISATMGTSGVVFAHSDEVQVDPAGRVHTFCHAVRGKWHVMGVVLSAGGSLQWYRNQLGQMESSVAKSIGQDAYEVLSAQAGQAPAGSEGLYFLPYLSGERTPHADPHARGAWIGLSLRHGRGHLVRSVMEGATYAMRDCLEIIKGMQIPVNEIRLSGGGARGKFWRQLQADIYGQKVCTINASEGPAFGVALLAATGTGAYKSVEEACDATIKVVDSVDANSTAVAAYNAAYPLYGRLYRSLKGDFADIARLVGSGK from the coding sequence ATGAGCGTCTACCTCGGCATCGATATCGGGACCTCCGGCACCAAGACCCTCGCCATCCGGCAGGACGGAACGATCCTCGCCTCGACGACCGTCGAATACCCGCTCGACACCCCCCAGCCCGGCTGGTCGGAACAGAACCCCGAACACTGGTGGCAGGCGACCGTCCAGAGCATCCGCGAGGTCCTGGCCGCGGGGAAGATCGCGCCGGCCGACGTGAAGGGGATCGGCCTCAGCGGACAGATGCACGGCAGTGTGTTCCTCGACCGGGACAAGAAGGTCATCCGCCCCGCCCTCCTCTGGAACGACCAGCGGACGACCGCCGAGTGCGCGGAGATTGAGTCCCGCGCCGGGGGCCGCGAGGCGCTCATCGGGATGGTCGCCAACCCCGCCCTGACCGGGTTCACCGCGCCGAAGATCCTGTGGCTCCGCAATCACGAGCCCCGGAACTTCGAGCGGCTGACGCAGGTTCTCCTTCCCAAAGACTACGTCCGGTTCCGGCTCACCGGCGAGTTCGCCACGGAAGTCAGCGATGCCTCGGGGACGCTGCTCCTCGATGTGCGGAAGCGCAACTGGTCGACGGCGCTCCTCGAGAAGCTGTCGCTCGACGCGGCGCTGCTGCCGAAGGTCTATGAGTCGGAAGAGGTCAGCGGCAAGCTGACGAAGGATGTCGCCGCGCAGCTCGGACTTCCCGAAGGAGTTCCGGTTGTTGGCGGCGGCGGGGATCAGGCGGCGGGCGCGGTCGGGAACGGGATCGTACGCCGCGGGGCGATCTCGGCCACGATGGGGACGAGCGGCGTCGTCTTTGCCCACAGCGACGAGGTTCAGGTCGACCCGGCCGGCCGAGTGCATACGTTCTGCCACGCGGTTCGCGGCAAGTGGCATGTCATGGGAGTGGTTCTCTCGGCCGGCGGCAGCCTGCAGTGGTACCGCAACCAGCTGGGCCAGATGGAGTCGTCCGTCGCCAAGTCGATCGGGCAGGACGCTTACGAGGTTCTCTCGGCCCAGGCGGGGCAGGCTCCGGCTGGGAGCGAGGGGCTCTACTTCCTGCCGTACCTCAGCGGCGAGCGGACGCCGCATGCCGATCCGCACGCCCGCGGGGCGTGGATCGGTCTCAGCCTCCGGCACGGCCGCGGACATCTGGTCCGCTCCGTCATGGAGGGGGCGACTTACGCCATGCGGGACTGCCTGGAGATCATCAAGGGGATGCAGATTCCGGTGAACGAGATCCGCCTCTCCGGCGGCGGAGCGCGGGGCAAGTTCTGGCGGCAGCTTCAGGCCGACATCTACGGCCAGAAGGTCTGCACGATCAACGCCAGCGAAGGCCCGGCCTTCGGCGTCGCCCTGCTGGCCGCGACCGGAACCGGGGCCTACAAGTCGGTCGAAGAAGCGTGCGATGCGACGATCAAGGTCGTCGACAGCGTCGATGCGAACTCGACCGCCGTCGCGGCCTACAACGCCGCTTATCCGCTCTATGGCCGGCTCTATCGGTCGCTGAAGGGGGACTTTGCCGACATCGCCAGGCTCGTCGGCAGCGGCAAGTGA
- a CDS encoding DUF4404 family protein, which translates to MDQQELRQTLDRLRAELAAQPDLDEASLSALRAFVTDLEQISLQHEKKIEATEPREPSSLGDQLRDAISEFEARHPTLTGALSGFIDRLVDMGI; encoded by the coding sequence ATGGATCAACAGGAACTGCGGCAGACGCTGGACCGGCTCCGTGCCGAACTCGCGGCGCAGCCGGACCTGGACGAAGCCTCGCTCTCCGCGCTGCGGGCGTTCGTGACGGACCTGGAGCAGATCTCGCTGCAGCACGAGAAGAAGATCGAGGCCACCGAGCCTCGCGAGCCCTCCTCGCTCGGCGACCAGCTCCGCGACGCGATCTCGGAATTCGAAGCCCGCCACCCCACGCTGACCGGGGCCCTCTCGGGCTTCATCGACCGCCTCGTCGACATGGGGATCTGA
- a CDS encoding sulfatase-like hydrolase/transferase, whose protein sequence is MRPHWFPLSIVALLGLTLPQLAPAADTPARPNVLFIAVDDLKPRIGCYGDPLAKTPNIDRLAARGMVFTRAYCMQAVCSPSRNAILTGLRPQTLRIYDLGTNFRKSVPDVVTLPQHFKNHGYKTEAMGKLFHVGHGNHEDPASWSVPHWQAKSIGYALPENKAEVTREEALFENKNLRPEQLPRGAAVEAADVPDDAYGDGKLANEAVTRLKVAAKTPDQPFFIAVGFLKPHLPFCAPQKYWDLHDPAKLSQPTRLTPPEGAPAFAPQSGGELRNYANMPKTGPIDEATTRRLIHGYYAAASYMDAQLGKVLDALDETGLAKNTIIVFWGDHGWHLGDHGIWCKHTNYEQATRAPLIVVAPQHKEGVRSSTKAIAEFVDVYPTLCDLTGLEKPAHLQGDSLVPLLGGTTTTPAHEVAFQVYPRSDKDHGPMLGQAVRTDRWRYVEWQKREGGAIVARELYDMESDPDETVNIADKPEQADVVARHSKLIADQLAMPHPAGLKVLPMGAGATPAKPKQDRAAMFRGRDKNGDGKLTREEFLANQPDPDQAPARFPRFDTNGDGVLSEEEFVKAGKP, encoded by the coding sequence ATGCGCCCGCACTGGTTCCCGCTGTCGATCGTGGCCCTCCTCGGCCTCACTCTCCCGCAGCTCGCCCCCGCCGCCGATACACCGGCCCGGCCGAACGTGCTCTTCATCGCCGTCGATGACCTCAAACCGAGGATCGGCTGCTACGGCGACCCCCTCGCCAAAACACCCAACATCGACCGCCTCGCCGCCCGCGGCATGGTCTTCACCCGGGCCTACTGCATGCAGGCAGTCTGCAGCCCCAGCCGCAACGCCATCCTGACCGGCCTCCGCCCGCAGACGCTCCGCATCTACGACCTCGGCACCAACTTCCGCAAGAGCGTCCCCGACGTCGTCACCCTGCCGCAGCACTTCAAGAACCACGGCTACAAAACGGAGGCGATGGGAAAACTGTTCCATGTCGGCCACGGGAACCACGAGGACCCCGCGTCCTGGAGCGTCCCGCACTGGCAGGCCAAGTCGATCGGCTACGCGCTTCCTGAGAACAAGGCGGAAGTGACCCGCGAAGAAGCCCTGTTCGAAAACAAGAACCTCCGTCCCGAACAGCTCCCCCGCGGCGCAGCAGTCGAGGCCGCCGACGTTCCCGACGACGCGTACGGCGACGGCAAGCTGGCGAACGAAGCGGTCACGCGTCTGAAGGTGGCGGCCAAGACCCCCGATCAGCCGTTCTTCATCGCGGTCGGCTTCCTCAAGCCGCATCTCCCGTTCTGCGCTCCGCAGAAGTACTGGGACCTGCACGATCCGGCGAAGCTGTCGCAGCCGACGCGGCTGACGCCTCCAGAGGGAGCGCCGGCGTTCGCTCCGCAATCCGGCGGCGAGCTGCGGAACTACGCCAACATGCCGAAGACCGGCCCGATCGACGAAGCGACGACGCGGCGGCTGATCCACGGCTACTACGCCGCCGCGAGCTACATGGATGCCCAGCTCGGCAAGGTGCTGGATGCCCTCGACGAGACGGGTCTCGCAAAGAACACGATCATCGTCTTCTGGGGGGACCACGGCTGGCACCTCGGCGATCACGGGATCTGGTGCAAACACACGAACTATGAGCAGGCAACGCGGGCTCCGCTGATCGTCGTCGCCCCCCAGCACAAGGAGGGGGTCCGCTCCAGCACCAAGGCGATCGCCGAGTTCGTCGACGTCTATCCGACCCTGTGCGATCTGACCGGGCTCGAGAAGCCCGCGCATCTTCAGGGAGATAGCCTCGTTCCGCTCCTGGGCGGTACGACCACGACCCCGGCCCACGAGGTCGCGTTCCAGGTCTATCCCCGTTCGGACAAAGACCACGGCCCGATGCTCGGTCAGGCGGTCCGGACCGACCGCTGGCGGTACGTCGAGTGGCAGAAGCGGGAGGGGGGCGCGATCGTGGCCCGCGAGCTGTACGACATGGAGTCCGATCCGGACGAGACGGTGAACATCGCCGACAAGCCCGAACAGGCGGACGTCGTGGCCCGGCACTCGAAGCTCATCGCCGACCAGCTCGCGATGCCGCACCCGGCGGGGCTCAAGGTCCTGCCAATGGGCGCAGGGGCCACCCCCGCCAAGCCCAAGCAGGACCGTGCCGCGATGTTCCGCGGCCGGGACAAGAACGGCGACGGCAAGCTGACGCGGGAGGAGTTCCTCGCCAACCAGCCCGACCCGGACCAGGCCCCGGCCCGGTTTCCCAGGTTCGACACGAACGGCGACGGAGTGCTGTCCGAAGAGGAGTTCGTGAAAGCGGGCAAGCCATAG
- a CDS encoding DUF1559 domain-containing protein — translation MSLLEVGVAVLVLVLLAAYLLPAIEESRASARRSQSRNNLKQVGVAFHNYHEAFNCFPPGGTFAADGTPHHSWTLFIQPYMAASPFYNLIDKNHPWDDPVNRDRFRTGHSDLDDPSLRPSRTAAGFPAVHYAPNQRLFHRNSSSRLKDIPHPGQTLMVSDAYGDLPAFGDPINWRDATLPFRTSSRGFGHNAPERRDGTHVLFADGSVDFLANTADAERHRKLAGAGVPEPALDLTAQREVPYHIPASPGWTYFYQVRGHQRSLAQFSLSPDRTRLIVDLGNLKADESVWRQEIGEWRKSFQEMVEGAPVEAVEISGDIDASELEPFIALPSIRTLDLRRARVRGDATDVLLRRTDLAILRSVDE, via the coding sequence TTGTCCCTCCTTGAGGTCGGCGTCGCAGTCCTCGTTCTGGTGCTGCTGGCAGCCTATTTGCTTCCGGCCATCGAGGAGTCGCGCGCGTCGGCCCGTCGCAGTCAGTCCAGGAATAACCTGAAGCAGGTCGGAGTCGCCTTCCATAACTACCACGAGGCATTCAACTGCTTCCCGCCGGGCGGAACATTCGCGGCGGATGGAACGCCCCACCACAGCTGGACTCTTTTCATCCAGCCCTACATGGCCGCCAGCCCGTTTTACAATCTCATTGACAAGAACCATCCCTGGGACGACCCCGTCAATCGCGACCGGTTTCGCACCGGCCACTCTGATCTGGACGATCCCAGCCTGCGGCCGTCCCGAACTGCCGCGGGATTCCCGGCGGTCCATTACGCTCCCAACCAGCGACTGTTCCATCGCAACAGCTCATCACGGCTGAAGGACATTCCTCATCCGGGTCAGACCTTGATGGTGAGCGACGCCTACGGAGACTTGCCTGCCTTCGGCGATCCGATCAACTGGCGGGACGCGACCCTTCCCTTTCGAACCTCATCGAGAGGATTTGGCCACAACGCCCCGGAGCGGCGAGACGGAACCCATGTTCTGTTCGCGGATGGCTCGGTCGATTTCCTGGCCAACACGGCCGACGCAGAGCGCCATCGTAAACTGGCAGGGGCAGGAGTTCCTGAGCCTGCGCTCGACCTGACCGCACAACGTGAGGTTCCGTACCACATTCCCGCGTCACCTGGTTGGACCTATTTCTATCAGGTCCGCGGGCACCAGCGGTCTTTGGCTCAGTTCTCATTGTCGCCAGACCGGACACGGCTGATCGTCGACCTCGGCAATCTCAAAGCGGACGAGTCGGTCTGGAGACAGGAGATTGGTGAGTGGCGAAAGTCGTTTCAGGAGATGGTCGAGGGGGCTCCGGTCGAGGCCGTCGAGATCAGCGGTGACATCGACGCGAGCGAACTGGAACCGTTCATCGCTCTGCCGAGCATCCGGACGCTGGACCTTCGCCGGGCTCGTGTCCGCGGCGACGCGACGGACGTTCTCTTGCGCAGGACCGATCTCGCGATCCTTCGCTCGGTGGACGAGTAG